From one Candidatus Alcyoniella australis genomic stretch:
- the truA gene encoding tRNA pseudouridine(38-40) synthase TruA produces MTQRYKATLEYDGRGFVGWQVQTNGKSIQHEVERALGVLNRGPVRVTASGRTDAGVHALAQVIHFDFKTPFEARKLRHGFNGLADQRISMIGLEPVDAAFDAQLSARSKLYRYTILNRYDHSPLLGAISWHVREQLDSEAMRNAARHLVGKHDFNAFKAADSCARTSERTVIEITLQNQGELLLIEVLGAGFLKHMVRNIVGSLVMVGTGKQQPDWVKQVLQGRDRTKAGPTAPPQGLALVRVDY; encoded by the coding sequence TTGACTCAACGCTACAAAGCCACACTGGAATACGACGGCCGCGGGTTCGTGGGCTGGCAGGTCCAAACCAACGGCAAGAGCATTCAGCACGAGGTCGAACGCGCCCTGGGCGTGCTCAACCGCGGGCCGGTGCGCGTCACGGCCTCGGGCCGCACCGACGCCGGGGTCCACGCCCTGGCGCAAGTGATCCACTTCGACTTCAAGACCCCGTTCGAGGCGCGCAAACTGCGTCACGGATTCAACGGGCTGGCCGACCAGCGCATCTCGATGATCGGTCTCGAGCCCGTCGACGCCGCGTTCGACGCCCAACTTTCTGCACGCTCCAAGCTCTACCGCTACACGATCCTCAACCGCTACGACCACTCGCCGTTGCTGGGAGCCATCAGCTGGCACGTGCGCGAGCAGCTCGATTCAGAGGCGATGCGCAACGCTGCCCGGCACCTGGTTGGCAAACACGACTTCAACGCGTTCAAGGCCGCTGACTCCTGCGCGCGCACCAGCGAGCGCACGGTGATCGAGATTACGCTGCAAAACCAGGGTGAGCTGCTGTTGATCGAGGTCCTGGGTGCCGGCTTTCTCAAGCACATGGTGCGCAACATCGTCGGCAGCTTGGTCATGGTCGGCACTGGCAAGCAGCAACCCGATTGGGTAAAACAGGTGCTCCAGGGGCGCGACCGCACCAAGGCCGGACCCACGGCGCCGCCCCAGGGGCTGGCTCTGGTCCGCGTAGACTACTGA
- a CDS encoding aspartate-semialdehyde dehydrogenase: MKKEQYNVAVVGATGAVGEQMLNVLSQRKFPILELRPLASSRSAGTSIDYNGKEYTVLELTEDSFAGIDIALFSAGGSVSERFAPAAAAAGAVVVDNTSAYRYEPDVPLVVPEVNPDALAGYTDRGIVANPNCSTIQMVVALKPLHDEAQIKRVVVSTYQATSGAGRLAMEELAQQSIALFNQQEIEVKKFAHQIAFNCLPQIDVFMDNAYTKEEMKMVWETNKIIGDDSIKVTATAVRVPTFACHGEAINIEFVRPISPDRARELFAAAPGIVVQDDPATNSYPLGINCVGRDETFVGRIRSDDTVEHGLNIWVVSDNLRKGAATNAVQIAELLIERYL; this comes from the coding sequence ATGAAAAAGGAGCAATACAACGTCGCGGTTGTCGGCGCCACGGGCGCCGTAGGCGAACAGATGCTCAACGTGCTTTCACAGCGCAAATTCCCGATTCTCGAGCTGCGCCCCCTGGCCTCCTCCCGTTCGGCGGGCACGAGCATTGATTACAACGGCAAGGAATACACGGTGCTCGAGCTGACCGAGGACAGCTTTGCCGGGATTGACATCGCACTGTTCTCCGCGGGTGGATCGGTGAGCGAGCGCTTTGCCCCGGCCGCGGCGGCTGCCGGAGCCGTGGTGGTGGACAACACCTCGGCCTATCGTTACGAGCCCGACGTGCCGCTGGTGGTGCCCGAGGTCAATCCCGACGCGCTGGCCGGTTACACCGACCGCGGAATCGTGGCCAATCCCAACTGCTCGACGATCCAGATGGTGGTGGCGCTCAAGCCGCTGCACGACGAGGCGCAAATCAAGCGCGTGGTGGTCTCGACCTACCAAGCGACCTCCGGCGCCGGCCGCCTGGCGATGGAGGAGCTGGCCCAGCAGTCGATCGCGCTGTTCAACCAGCAGGAGATCGAGGTTAAAAAGTTCGCGCACCAGATCGCATTCAACTGCCTGCCGCAAATCGACGTCTTCATGGACAACGCCTATACCAAGGAAGAGATGAAGATGGTCTGGGAGACCAATAAAATCATCGGCGACGACTCGATCAAGGTCACGGCCACGGCCGTGCGCGTGCCGACCTTCGCCTGTCACGGCGAGGCGATCAACATCGAGTTCGTTCGGCCGATCAGTCCCGATCGCGCGCGCGAGCTGTTCGCCGCGGCCCCGGGCATCGTTGTGCAGGATGATCCTGCGACCAACAGCTACCCGCTGGGAATCAATTGCGTGGGACGCGACGAGACCTTTGTCGGCCGCATCCGTAGCGACGATACAGTGGAACACGGTCTGAACATCTGGGTGGTCTCCGACAACCTGCGCAAGGGCGCGGCGACCAACGCGGTACAGATCGCCGAGCTGCTGATCGAGCGTTATTTGTAG
- a CDS encoding MXAN_2562 family outer membrane beta-barrel protein translates to MRRAALALIVLAALISSPALAQQLDYELSESSQHFTLGLRVGAMFIIADEFKDIYGEEPLMAYGLSFGYKLVHHLEVIGEAGYANDRGTGVDPSGNKTGEDYRLHFAPASLGLLYRFDFAHEQVVVPYIGAGGDGAFYYEERIEGGDRTDGGVYGWHGVAGVQFLMDPLDRRAADNLEGDWGINDVYFVIEGRYAALDDFGKNQEQGKGNDLTHWFVSGGLMFQF, encoded by the coding sequence ATGAGAAGAGCGGCACTGGCACTGATCGTACTCGCCGCGCTGATCTCCAGCCCTGCCCTGGCGCAACAGCTCGATTACGAGCTGAGCGAATCGTCCCAACATTTCACCCTGGGACTGCGCGTCGGCGCGATGTTCATCATTGCCGACGAGTTCAAGGATATCTACGGCGAGGAGCCGCTGATGGCCTACGGCCTGTCGTTTGGCTACAAGCTGGTACACCACCTGGAGGTAATCGGCGAGGCTGGATACGCCAATGATCGCGGGACCGGCGTTGATCCCAGCGGCAATAAGACCGGCGAGGACTACCGGCTGCACTTCGCACCGGCATCCCTGGGTCTGCTCTATCGCTTCGACTTTGCTCACGAGCAGGTGGTCGTGCCCTACATCGGCGCGGGCGGCGACGGCGCGTTCTACTACGAAGAACGGATCGAGGGCGGCGACCGCACCGACGGCGGGGTCTACGGCTGGCACGGCGTGGCCGGGGTTCAGTTCCTGATGGATCCGCTGGATCGGCGCGCGGCCGACAATCTCGAGGGCGACTGGGGCATCAACGACGTCTACTTCGTAATCGAGGGGCGCTACGCGGCGCTGGACGACTTCGGCAAGAATCAGGAGCAAGGCAAAGGAAACGACCTGACGCATTGGTTCGTCTCCGGCGGACTGATGTTCCAGTTCTAA
- a CDS encoding fibronectin type III domain-containing protein codes for MKAKPILRQAALALALALLIAAPAAAELTVTIDSIVPGSELADGDLATISWTIETDGESGIYRVEIDGDGAPESGRLIAASDGYGEFNGDYSDSSTIQTDEDLVNGDGEYIVYVIAESDESGDDDDDDDYDEYASASTKLTLQNVPYAPLGLSAEAGDARLFLRWEEHDDRDLNYTNIYYGTSPGDFTGTGANGGDSPIEAAVGSEYNLEGLENDITYYVRITVVDDFGEESELSNEVSGKPVTVSGMSGLSGENGDCFVATAAFGDYDSAQVVVLRQFRERVLRPSAAGRALIRLYAQHGPTAAALISGSAALRMAARSLLQPLVGLAWITMRPLLLVILLILLTAMLAARRFSYRRIS; via the coding sequence GTGAAAGCCAAACCGATACTGCGGCAGGCCGCCCTGGCACTGGCGCTGGCGTTGCTGATCGCAGCCCCGGCCGCGGCTGAGCTGACCGTGACCATCGACTCGATCGTCCCCGGCTCCGAGCTGGCCGATGGCGATCTGGCGACCATCAGCTGGACCATCGAGACCGACGGCGAAAGCGGCATCTACCGCGTTGAGATCGACGGCGACGGTGCGCCCGAAAGCGGACGGCTGATTGCCGCCAGCGACGGATACGGCGAGTTCAACGGCGACTACTCGGACAGCTCGACGATCCAGACCGACGAGGATCTGGTGAACGGGGACGGCGAATACATCGTCTACGTCATCGCCGAATCCGACGAGAGCGGCGACGACGACGATGATGACGATTACGACGAGTACGCCTCGGCCAGCACCAAGCTGACCCTGCAAAACGTGCCCTACGCTCCGCTCGGGCTCTCGGCCGAGGCCGGCGACGCACGCTTGTTCCTGCGCTGGGAAGAGCACGACGACCGCGATCTGAACTACACCAACATCTACTACGGCACCAGTCCCGGCGACTTTACGGGCACCGGCGCCAACGGCGGCGACTCGCCGATCGAGGCTGCGGTCGGCAGCGAATACAACCTCGAGGGACTAGAGAACGACATCACCTACTACGTGCGCATCACCGTGGTCGACGATTTCGGAGAGGAAAGCGAACTGAGCAACGAGGTCTCGGGCAAGCCGGTAACGGTCAGCGGGATGTCCGGTCTCAGCGGCGAGAACGGCGACTGCTTCGTGGCAACCGCCGCGTTCGGCGATTACGACTCGGCCCAGGTAGTGGTGCTCAGGCAGTTCCGCGAGCGTGTGCTCAGGCCCAGCGCGGCCGGACGCGCACTGATCCGGCTTTACGCCCAGCACGGCCCCACGGCCGCCGCCTTAATCTCCGGCTCGGCCGCGTTGCGCATGGCCGCTCGTTCGCTGCTCCAACCGCTGGTGGGCCTGGCCTGGATCACGATGCGTCCGCTGCTGTTGGTAATTTTGCTTATCCTTTTAACCGCGATGCTCGCGGCGCGCAGATTTTCCTATCGGAGGATCTCATGA
- a CDS encoding metallophosphoesterase produces the protein MDRHRNKPGISRRNLLIGGGVLASGATLLAGDVLYEHFAIAVEQVRLELPHLRNQVRVALLTDMHFREADPERVAKIVELTNGLNPDLVLLGGDYTESEQGREPLLELVDALNPPLGCLAVMGNWEHWVGYSAKQLGTDLREVGAKLLVNQAHDLADAGIWIIGTDDPALGLDDLKGLAPFPDNRCRLVLAHAPVILRALRSRGMSAELVLCGHTHGGQIKPPLFKPPFLPFGADGYVSGLYCEKTATMYVSRGIGTSIMPLRINCPAEITLLTLSPVSA, from the coding sequence ATGGATCGTCACAGAAATAAACCCGGAATCTCGCGTCGCAACCTGCTGATCGGCGGGGGCGTTCTGGCCTCGGGCGCGACGTTGCTGGCCGGTGATGTGCTCTACGAACACTTTGCAATTGCGGTCGAGCAGGTGCGGCTCGAGCTGCCGCATCTGCGCAATCAAGTGCGGGTCGCACTGTTGACCGACATGCACTTCCGCGAAGCGGACCCCGAACGGGTGGCGAAGATCGTCGAATTGACCAACGGCCTAAATCCGGACCTGGTGCTGCTCGGCGGCGACTACACCGAGTCCGAGCAAGGCCGCGAACCGCTGCTGGAGCTGGTCGACGCGCTGAATCCGCCGCTGGGCTGCCTGGCCGTGATGGGCAACTGGGAGCACTGGGTGGGCTACAGCGCAAAGCAGCTGGGTACGGACCTGCGCGAGGTGGGAGCGAAGCTGCTGGTCAATCAGGCGCACGACCTGGCCGACGCCGGAATCTGGATCATCGGCACGGACGATCCCGCCTTGGGCCTGGACGACCTCAAGGGTCTGGCCCCGTTTCCCGACAACCGCTGCCGCCTGGTGCTGGCCCACGCCCCGGTTATCCTGCGTGCGCTGCGCTCGCGCGGGATGTCCGCCGAACTGGTGCTTTGCGGGCACACCCACGGCGGCCAAATTAAGCCGCCGTTGTTCAAACCGCCGTTCCTGCCGTTCGGCGCGGACGGCTATGTATCCGGGCTCTATTGCGAGAAGACCGCGACGATGTACGTCAGCCGCGGCATCGGCACGAGCATCATGCCCTTGCGCATCAATTGTCCGGCCGAGATCACTTTGCTGACGCTCTCGCCTGTCAGCGCCTAA
- a CDS encoding amidophosphoribosyltransferase produces the protein MCGVLGIVGSQPVVDRLIAGASRLQNRGEQSTRVVTFDGNYFHDHGGLGPASLLFFQRDSSDLVGNSGIAHTRYSTSGKSNKQMLLRNIQPVFSERPGMATCSNGDLVNLVSITNKLKKRGFSFQTEVDAKVIQYSLVDRFNKNKLHNADNREQYVQRLFKSVEEVQETLVGAYSCLSLTDRGLLAFKDVNGIRPLCMACRYDYSGRPIEWAFASETSVFNYFGDYHQIQEIKAGEAVFVEIDTLKVHRIESARAKPAFCFFEYVYFSRPDSRYNGHVVEVVRQRLGEVLARENSELRERLDTVVGLPGTAISTGHSFARAMGLPIKRAIIKVDNKRSFQETSIEKRRRAIDDKFIFIRDFIEGRSLAVVDDSNVRGTTGRKIVARLFDLGAREVHMFYYSPPIIGPCYYGIDTPDETQLIASGKTIEQVRAEMGCTSVNYISRSGLIEGLGQAENELCLACIARKYPTDVAEAQQRLERRKLERE, from the coding sequence ATGTGCGGCGTACTAGGAATCGTCGGTTCCCAACCGGTTGTCGACCGCCTGATCGCAGGAGCGAGCAGGTTGCAGAACCGCGGCGAGCAATCAACGCGGGTCGTGACTTTCGACGGCAACTATTTCCACGACCACGGCGGATTGGGACCGGCCTCGCTGCTGTTCTTCCAGCGCGACAGCTCCGATTTGGTGGGCAACAGCGGTATCGCGCACACGCGCTACTCCACCAGCGGCAAGTCCAACAAGCAGATGCTGCTGCGCAACATCCAGCCGGTATTCTCCGAACGTCCGGGCATGGCCACCTGCTCCAACGGCGATCTGGTCAACCTGGTCTCGATCACCAACAAACTTAAAAAGCGCGGCTTCAGCTTCCAGACCGAGGTCGACGCCAAGGTAATCCAATACTCGCTGGTCGACCGCTTCAACAAGAACAAACTACACAACGCCGATAATCGCGAGCAGTACGTTCAGCGCCTGTTTAAAAGCGTCGAGGAAGTTCAGGAAACCCTGGTCGGGGCTTACTCCTGCCTGAGCCTGACCGATCGCGGCCTGCTGGCGTTCAAGGACGTCAACGGCATCCGTCCGCTGTGCATGGCCTGCCGCTACGATTACTCGGGAAGGCCGATCGAGTGGGCCTTTGCCTCCGAGACCTCGGTCTTCAACTATTTCGGCGACTATCACCAGATCCAGGAGATCAAGGCCGGCGAGGCGGTGTTCGTCGAGATCGATACGCTCAAGGTCCACCGCATCGAGTCCGCGCGGGCCAAGCCCGCGTTCTGCTTCTTCGAGTACGTCTACTTCTCCCGGCCTGACAGCCGCTACAACGGCCATGTGGTCGAGGTGGTGCGTCAGCGGCTGGGCGAGGTGCTGGCCCGCGAGAACAGCGAGCTGCGCGAGCGGCTGGACACGGTGGTCGGCCTACCGGGAACCGCGATCTCCACCGGCCACAGCTTCGCCCGAGCCATGGGTCTGCCGATCAAGCGCGCGATCATCAAGGTCGACAACAAGCGCTCGTTCCAGGAGACCTCGATCGAGAAACGCCGCCGGGCCATCGACGACAAGTTCATCTTCATCCGCGACTTCATCGAAGGTAGATCGCTGGCGGTCGTCGACGACAGCAACGTGCGCGGCACGACCGGGCGCAAGATCGTCGCCCGCTTGTTCGACCTGGGCGCGCGCGAGGTGCACATGTTCTACTACTCGCCGCCGATCATCGGGCCTTGCTACTACGGAATCGACACTCCGGACGAAACGCAGTTGATCGCATCAGGAAAAACCATCGAACAGGTACGAGCGGAAATGGGATGCACCAGCGTAAACTACATCAGCCGCAGCGGACTGATCGAGGGGCTCGGCCAGGCTGAGAACGAGCTGTGCCTGGCCTGCATCGCACGCAAGTATCCGACCGACGTGGCTGAGGCCCAACAGCGCCTGGAACGGCGCAAACTCGAGCGGGAGTAG